One genomic segment of Streptomyces sp. NBC_00239 includes these proteins:
- a CDS encoding GNAT family N-acetyltransferase: MRIRGARPAEAAELTELVLRSKAYWGYDEAFMAACADELRIHASDIEAGGVYVAEDAGGLLGVAALTGRPPEAELELLFVDPAAIGRGVGSRLYGHMVGLARDRGFARMAIAADPHAARFYRQMGARRSGAIPSGSVTGRELPHFEVELAPSPAWVDAWTGGVRAVHLGNVAEYNRQFADPSLAGLTPDAAHHYSCLAAFHTPHPAALVLPRPVPECWLPLLSRQLHWYDVELYEGPGAAETGRSRAGAADPVPEPGPRSEPALSAAVTARPALAARLRALGVPFVPWGWTPQFARLSGRPLPDGALRYESKADANALFRRLAAEGGHPGIAVPRQWPAGSRWTAARLLASRARAGATTVLKSAHGVGGSGTTVVTPELLRAAGGARAVLRRLPRGPLLAEEYVAGAGPCRDLTYDGFVTEDGHAHRVGTAVMEVAGTGYRGATVGPGLVPAALDDAACAFGDAVGRALAADGYRGWFDVDFVTDADGRLAPTETNLRLTGPSVAFMVQARLDELRGGRHLVRVVDRLELGARLPEPQLADHLSALARRCAELGAVFLPAIPTAAFEAEPWLGVVLAAADPADLAAAEDRVRADSLALGGLFAGVSARRSPADRPASG, translated from the coding sequence ATGCGGATCCGGGGGGCGCGGCCCGCGGAGGCGGCGGAGCTGACGGAGTTGGTACTGCGCTCCAAGGCGTACTGGGGCTACGACGAGGCGTTCATGGCGGCCTGCGCGGACGAACTGCGCATCCACGCCTCGGACATCGAGGCGGGCGGCGTCTACGTCGCGGAGGACGCCGGCGGGCTGCTGGGGGTGGCTGCGCTGACGGGCCGGCCGCCGGAGGCGGAGCTGGAGCTGCTGTTCGTCGACCCGGCGGCGATCGGCCGCGGGGTGGGCAGCCGGTTGTACGGGCACATGGTGGGGCTGGCCCGGGACCGCGGCTTCGCCCGGATGGCCATCGCGGCGGATCCGCACGCGGCGCGGTTCTACCGGCAGATGGGCGCCCGGCGCAGCGGCGCCATCCCCTCGGGATCGGTCACGGGACGTGAACTGCCGCACTTCGAGGTCGAGTTGGCGCCCAGCCCGGCCTGGGTGGACGCGTGGACCGGTGGCGTGCGAGCCGTCCACCTGGGCAATGTCGCGGAGTACAACCGGCAGTTCGCGGACCCGTCGCTCGCCGGGCTGACTCCGGACGCCGCGCACCACTATTCCTGCCTGGCCGCCTTCCACACCCCGCACCCGGCCGCCCTGGTCCTGCCCCGCCCCGTACCGGAGTGCTGGCTGCCCTTGCTGTCCCGCCAACTGCACTGGTACGACGTGGAGTTGTACGAGGGTCCGGGCGCCGCGGAGACCGGCCGGTCCCGAGCCGGCGCTGCGGATCCCGTGCCGGAGCCCGGCCCGCGGTCGGAACCGGCCCTGTCGGCGGCCGTGACGGCGCGCCCCGCGCTGGCGGCCCGGCTGCGCGCCCTGGGGGTGCCGTTCGTCCCGTGGGGCTGGACCCCGCAGTTCGCACGGCTGTCCGGCCGGCCGCTGCCCGACGGCGCGCTGCGGTACGAGTCCAAGGCCGACGCGAACGCGCTGTTCCGGCGGCTGGCGGCGGAAGGCGGGCACCCGGGGATAGCCGTGCCGCGGCAGTGGCCGGCCGGCTCCCGGTGGACGGCCGCCCGGCTGCTGGCGTCGCGGGCCCGTGCCGGTGCGACCACGGTCCTCAAGTCGGCGCACGGCGTGGGAGGTTCCGGCACCACGGTGGTGACGCCGGAGCTGCTGCGCGCGGCCGGCGGCGCCCGGGCGGTGCTGCGCCGGCTGCCGCGCGGACCGCTGCTGGCCGAGGAGTACGTGGCGGGGGCCGGACCCTGCCGGGACCTCACGTACGACGGGTTCGTGACGGAGGACGGGCACGCGCACCGGGTCGGGACCGCGGTGATGGAGGTGGCCGGCACCGGCTACCGGGGGGCCACCGTGGGCCCGGGTCTGGTGCCGGCGGCGCTCGACGACGCGGCGTGCGCGTTCGGGGACGCGGTCGGGCGGGCGCTCGCCGCGGACGGCTACCGGGGGTGGTTCGACGTGGACTTCGTCACCGACGCCGACGGCCGGCTGGCGCCGACCGAGACGAACTTGCGGCTCACCGGCCCGTCGGTGGCGTTCATGGTGCAGGCCCGGCTCGACGAACTGCGCGGCGGCCGGCACCTGGTGCGGGTCGTCGACCGGCTGGAGCTCGGCGCCCGGCTGCCGGAGCCTCAGCTGGCGGACCACCTGTCGGCGCTGGCCCGGCGGTGTGCCGAGCTGGGCGCGGTGTTCCTGCCCGCGATCCCCACCGCGGCCTTCGAGGCCGAGCCGTGGCTGGGCGTGGTGCTGGCGGCGGCCGATCCGGCGGACCTGGCCGCGGCGGAGGACCGGGTCCGGGCGGACTCGCTGGCGCTGGGCGGCCTGTTCGCCGGGGTCAGCGCTCGTCGAAGCCCAGCGGATCGTCCGGCTTCCGGGTGA
- a CDS encoding AMP-binding protein → MTQESATGRPGQAGDELTTVTAQFEYWAARTPGATAVAGSGLHLIYGQINTDANRLARHLLAAGLPEGAVVAVDLPVDSLMTGVLAVLKAGGTYAILARDTPRLARQQLALLGPFAVLTDSARTAQLDDGRGLRMICPDAAEQVEAIAAQPPLPPDRPAAGTAALVCTDGPRAVPVSRERLAAAVVAWAEAGHLIPHDRHLFTAPADTAAFATGWPRALCTGGTLILPAASTYRDRGPDGLVSDEAVTVVYTDPAGLTRLLGATGPEAPAAPAPGIARPQRNWPVRLLAVTGGRLYLDEQSAAQSRLSPGVRLVNAYGTAETAGAGTWFELPQLSGPVIAPDRLSLLGTPHPGYRAELRDTAADGTGEILLAAPGGGPAVPTGDLGRLRPDGLLEYAGRIRDRITADGRSTDPHRAESLLRTHPQLSAVAITRVPDLATPDKLVAYVVPAPGVHSLEVPGPYTLRRHLAAAVPDADVPTTVVPVRALPRGRSGQEDRAALPLPAQPAKAGSGSGKYGGFVGAGGPARRPSGVPHAPNPAATPAAAGCSVVLAVIALLFTGVFWPGSTDLTGVPAPWSLLFRGLYLAECLAFGAGVLFLVTGRRWMRRAGRPSRLTAAAHLAVVWLLVSWWPQDNFYRLAAKNDWPRQAALVYVFNIPLMVAAAVVALYVTRKPDDPLGFDER, encoded by the coding sequence ATGACGCAGGAATCAGCAACCGGACGCCCCGGCCAGGCCGGTGATGAACTCACCACCGTCACAGCACAGTTCGAGTACTGGGCCGCGCGGACGCCCGGCGCCACGGCGGTCGCCGGCAGCGGACTCCATCTGATCTACGGTCAGATCAACACGGACGCCAACAGGTTGGCCCGGCACCTGCTGGCCGCCGGACTTCCCGAGGGCGCGGTGGTGGCCGTGGACCTGCCGGTCGACTCGCTCATGACCGGCGTGCTCGCCGTACTCAAAGCGGGCGGGACCTACGCGATCCTGGCCCGGGACACCCCGCGGCTGGCCCGGCAACAGCTCGCCCTGCTGGGCCCGTTCGCCGTCCTCACCGACTCCGCGCGCACCGCACAGCTCGACGACGGCCGCGGACTGCGGATGATCTGCCCGGACGCGGCCGAGCAGGTCGAGGCCATCGCGGCCCAGCCCCCGCTGCCGCCGGACCGGCCGGCCGCCGGGACCGCCGCCCTCGTCTGCACCGACGGGCCGCGCGCCGTGCCGGTGAGCCGCGAGCGGCTCGCGGCAGCCGTCGTGGCGTGGGCCGAGGCCGGGCACCTGATCCCCCACGACCGCCACCTGTTCACCGCACCGGCCGACACCGCCGCCTTCGCCACCGGATGGCCGCGGGCGCTGTGCACCGGCGGCACCCTGATCCTGCCCGCGGCGTCGACGTACCGCGACCGCGGGCCCGACGGGCTGGTCTCCGACGAGGCCGTCACCGTCGTGTACACCGACCCGGCCGGCCTCACCCGGCTGCTCGGCGCGACCGGCCCCGAGGCGCCCGCGGCGCCCGCCCCAGGCATCGCCCGGCCCCAGCGGAACTGGCCGGTCCGGCTCCTCGCCGTCACCGGCGGCCGCCTGTACCTCGACGAGCAGTCCGCCGCCCAGAGCCGGCTGAGCCCCGGTGTCCGGCTGGTCAACGCGTACGGAACCGCCGAGACCGCGGGCGCCGGCACCTGGTTCGAACTGCCCCAGCTGTCCGGCCCGGTGATCGCCCCCGACAGGCTCTCCCTGCTCGGCACCCCGCACCCCGGATACCGGGCGGAACTGCGCGACACCGCCGCCGACGGCACCGGGGAGATCCTGCTGGCCGCCCCCGGCGGCGGCCCCGCCGTGCCCACCGGCGACCTGGGGCGGCTGCGCCCGGACGGCCTCCTGGAGTACGCGGGCCGGATCCGGGACCGCATCACCGCCGACGGCCGCAGCACCGACCCGCACCGGGCCGAGTCCCTCCTGCGCACCCACCCGCAGCTGTCCGCGGTGGCCATCACCCGGGTGCCGGACCTCGCCACGCCCGACAAGCTCGTGGCGTACGTCGTCCCCGCCCCGGGAGTGCACAGCCTGGAGGTGCCCGGCCCGTACACGCTCCGCCGCCACCTGGCCGCGGCCGTCCCCGACGCCGACGTCCCCACCACCGTGGTGCCCGTACGGGCGCTGCCGCGCGGCCGGTCGGGCCAGGAGGACCGGGCCGCCCTGCCGCTGCCCGCACAGCCGGCGAAGGCAGGGTCGGGCAGCGGGAAGTACGGCGGCTTCGTGGGCGCGGGCGGCCCGGCCCGCCGGCCGTCCGGGGTCCCGCACGCGCCGAACCCGGCGGCGACCCCGGCGGCGGCCGGCTGCTCGGTGGTCCTGGCCGTGATCGCGCTGCTGTTCACCGGGGTGTTCTGGCCGGGATCCACCGACCTCACCGGCGTGCCCGCGCCCTGGTCGCTGCTGTTCCGCGGGCTGTACCTCGCCGAATGCCTGGCGTTCGGCGCCGGCGTGCTGTTCCTCGTCACCGGCCGCCGGTGGATGCGCCGGGCCGGCCGTCCCAGCCGCCTCACCGCCGCCGCGCACCTCGCCGTGGTGTGGCTGCTGGTGTCCTGGTGGCCGCAGGACAACTTCTACCGGCTCGCCGCCAAGAACGACTGGCCCCGCCAGGCCGCCCTCGTCTACGTCTTCAACATCCCCCTGATGGTCGCGGCGGCCGTCGTCGCCCTGTACGTCACCCGGAAGCCGGACGATCCGCTGGGCTTCGACGAGCGCTGA
- a CDS encoding YoaK family protein, translating to MSLPLSVSALLDRLAARLFPAHENQQGRRGRHGILPPLLVVLTFVTGLVDAVSYLGLDRVFVANMTGNVVFVGFALAGDTRLSAAASLLAVSAFFAGALAGGRFAAPRIKDPMVMFAALVGGHAVLVAAALGAGLGGAAAYPVIALLAVGMGLQNAVVQRLAVPDLTTTVLTRTLTGLAADPSGPAALRRAVSIAAMFCGALAGGLLQLRHGAAAALAPAFVLLAAVALAAAAGPALNRDPGSGSESESGPGPGAASGPG from the coding sequence ATGAGCCTGCCACTGTCCGTCTCCGCCCTGCTGGACCGACTGGCGGCCCGGCTGTTCCCCGCGCACGAAAACCAGCAAGGGCGGCGCGGGCGGCACGGGATCCTGCCTCCGCTGCTCGTCGTGCTGACCTTCGTGACCGGGCTGGTCGACGCCGTCAGCTATCTCGGCCTCGACCGGGTCTTCGTCGCGAACATGACCGGCAACGTGGTCTTTGTCGGCTTCGCGCTCGCCGGTGACACCCGGCTGTCCGCGGCGGCCTCGCTGCTGGCCGTCTCGGCCTTCTTCGCCGGAGCGCTGGCCGGGGGCAGGTTCGCGGCCCCGCGGATCAAGGATCCGATGGTCATGTTCGCGGCCCTCGTCGGCGGGCACGCCGTCCTGGTGGCCGCCGCGCTGGGGGCCGGGCTGGGCGGGGCCGCAGCCTATCCGGTGATCGCGCTGCTCGCGGTGGGCATGGGCCTGCAGAACGCGGTGGTGCAGCGGCTGGCCGTGCCGGACCTCACCACGACCGTGCTCACGCGCACCCTGACCGGCCTCGCCGCGGACCCGTCCGGGCCCGCGGCGCTCCGCCGGGCGGTGTCGATCGCGGCGATGTTCTGCGGAGCCCTGGCGGGCGGGCTGCTCCAGCTCCGCCACGGCGCCGCCGCCGCACTCGCGCCCGCCTTCGTGCTGCTGGCCGCCGTCGCACTGGCGGCGGCGGCCGGACCGGCCCTAAACCGGGACCCGGGATCGGGATCGGAATCGGAATCGGGACCGGGACCGGGGGCAGCGTCGGGGCCGGGTTAG
- a CDS encoding YfbK domain-containing protein — MDPYTRQFARHYSRGCASPDARPHARRYARLVAALVAGGLLLTGCGRGEGSATDRGGRPAPGPEYVLPDGGGSGGSTGASTGGTERPVDGVREGEGEDDGLRHSAPPADYLSTFALDVDTAGYGFARRTLAEGRLPDPAAVRPEEFVNSFRQDYRQPDGNGFSVTVDGARTTGDWSLVRVGLTTRAAAADARRRPAALTFVVDISGSMAEPGRLDLVRTAMDLMTDRLRDDDSVAVVAFSDEAETRLPMTRLAENRKRVHEVIDGLRPSESTNVEAGVTRGYREAVAGHRPEATNRVVLLSDALANTGATSADTILGRIDDARRSHGITLSGVGVGADYGDALMEQLADHGDGHTTYVSDEADARRVFCEELPAQIELRARDAKAQVSFDPQTVERFRLIGYDNRKVADGDFRNDAVDGGEVGPGHTVTALYAVRIRPGAAGHLATATVRWLDPRTRTPHEESGGVEAADLSEGLWTPQTPARLQVSAVAAYFASALRETSGTWEPLPGALPLGGLAERAALLADRTEDPDVERLAEAVRQASGLRR, encoded by the coding sequence GTGGATCCGTACACAAGGCAGTTCGCACGTCACTACTCCAGAGGGTGCGCGAGTCCGGACGCCCGCCCGCACGCGCGGCGGTACGCGCGCCTCGTCGCCGCGCTCGTCGCCGGAGGGCTGCTGCTCACCGGCTGCGGGCGCGGCGAGGGTTCCGCCACCGACCGCGGCGGCCGCCCCGCCCCGGGGCCCGAGTACGTCCTGCCCGACGGCGGCGGGTCCGGCGGCTCCACCGGGGCGAGCACCGGCGGGACCGAGCGCCCGGTCGACGGCGTGCGGGAGGGCGAGGGCGAGGACGACGGGCTCAGGCACTCCGCGCCGCCCGCCGACTACCTGTCGACCTTCGCCCTGGACGTGGACACCGCCGGTTACGGATTCGCCCGCCGCACCCTCGCCGAGGGGCGGCTGCCCGACCCGGCCGCGGTGCGCCCCGAGGAGTTCGTCAACAGCTTCCGCCAGGACTACCGGCAGCCCGACGGCAACGGCTTCTCGGTCACCGTGGACGGCGCCCGCACCACCGGCGACTGGTCGCTGGTGCGGGTCGGCCTCACCACCCGGGCCGCCGCGGCCGATGCCCGTCGGCGTCCGGCCGCCCTCACCTTCGTCGTCGACATCTCCGGCTCGATGGCCGAGCCGGGCCGTCTGGACCTGGTCCGCACGGCCATGGACCTGATGACCGACCGGCTGCGCGACGACGACTCGGTGGCCGTGGTCGCCTTCAGCGACGAGGCCGAGACCCGGCTGCCGATGACCCGCCTGGCCGAGAACCGCAAGCGGGTCCACGAGGTGATCGACGGGCTGCGGCCGAGCGAGTCCACCAATGTGGAGGCCGGGGTGACGCGCGGCTACCGGGAGGCCGTGGCCGGCCACCGGCCCGAGGCCACCAACCGCGTGGTGCTGTTGTCCGACGCCCTCGCCAACACGGGAGCCACCTCCGCCGACACCATCCTCGGCCGGATCGACGACGCCCGCCGCAGCCACGGCATCACCCTGTCCGGGGTGGGTGTGGGCGCGGACTACGGCGACGCCCTGATGGAGCAGCTCGCCGACCACGGCGACGGCCACACCACGTACGTGTCCGACGAGGCGGACGCCCGACGCGTGTTCTGCGAGGAGCTGCCCGCCCAGATCGAGCTCCGCGCCCGCGACGCCAAGGCCCAGGTGTCCTTCGACCCGCAGACCGTGGAACGCTTCCGGCTGATCGGCTACGACAACCGCAAGGTCGCCGACGGGGACTTCCGCAACGACGCCGTGGACGGCGGCGAGGTCGGGCCCGGCCACACCGTCACGGCGCTGTACGCCGTACGCATCCGGCCCGGCGCGGCGGGCCATCTGGCCACGGCGACCGTCCGGTGGCTAGACCCGCGGACCCGGACCCCGCACGAGGAGTCCGGCGGGGTCGAGGCCGCGGACCTGAGCGAGGGGCTGTGGACGCCGCAGACGCCGGCGCGGCTGCAGGTGTCGGCGGTGGCGGCGTACTTCGCCTCGGCGCTGCGCGAGACCTCCGGCACCTGGGAGCCGCTGCCCGGCGCACTCCCGCTCGGGGGGCTGGCCGAGCGGGCCGCGCTACTGGCCGACCGTACGGAGGACCCGGACGTGGAACGGCTGGCCGAGGCCGTACGGCAGGCTTCGGGGCTCCGGCGCTGA
- a CDS encoding alpha/beta hydrolase, with product MRRIASLLALGLTATLVQGLAPAQAAPTPSADGYLRQTPTWKRCDAQAPAAFQCATVKVPLDYRKPAGRKIDIAISRIKSTNPAKRRGVLLFNPGGPGGEGLSLPLMGRQMLAKPVRESYDLIGFDPRGVGRSTPITCGLTADEQRFPRVYKKETYPRDVAWARTVADKCRAKSGALLPFITTRNTARDMDVIRTVLGERKISYLGYSYGTYLGAVYTQMFPARTDRFVLDSSVDPKRVWRGMIQVWAEGAEPAFARWTRWSAERDGQYHLGRTPAAVSKTFWDLVKRADRTPIVIDGQKVNGDDIRSARGVFFSVKEASEFVVLIKNAAAGRPAHLPAALKAAGTVRTPAAAQAPEDNGTAVFLAVICSDTANWPRNPEQYRRDAVRDKIRYPLYGDFGSNIMPCAFWKKGIEPATPIANKTGVLAVQNEWDSQTPLASGLGLHRAMKGSRLITVNEGEGHGVYLFAANKCVDSKVDAYLLGGKLPARDLTCQAVPAAERQELPQSGPGRFPVAAGRF from the coding sequence ATGCGCAGAATCGCGTCGCTGCTGGCCCTGGGTCTGACCGCCACTCTGGTACAGGGCCTCGCGCCCGCCCAGGCCGCCCCCACTCCCTCGGCCGACGGGTACCTCCGCCAGACGCCCACCTGGAAGCGCTGTGACGCGCAAGCGCCCGCAGCCTTCCAGTGCGCGACCGTCAAGGTGCCCCTGGACTACCGCAAGCCCGCCGGCCGGAAGATCGACATAGCGATCTCCCGGATCAAGAGCACCAACCCGGCCAAGCGCCGCGGCGTGCTGCTCTTCAACCCGGGAGGACCCGGCGGCGAGGGGCTCAGCCTGCCGCTCATGGGCCGCCAGATGCTGGCCAAGCCGGTGCGCGAGAGCTACGACCTCATCGGTTTCGACCCGCGCGGTGTCGGCCGCAGCACGCCGATCACCTGCGGACTGACCGCGGACGAGCAGCGCTTCCCGCGCGTGTACAAGAAGGAGACGTATCCGCGGGACGTCGCCTGGGCGCGCACCGTGGCGGACAAGTGCCGGGCCAAGTCCGGTGCACTGCTGCCCTTCATCACGACCCGCAACACCGCCCGCGACATGGACGTCATCCGTACCGTCCTCGGCGAGCGCAAGATCTCCTACCTGGGCTACTCGTACGGCACCTACCTGGGCGCCGTCTACACCCAGATGTTCCCCGCGCGCACCGACCGCTTCGTGCTCGACAGCAGCGTCGACCCGAAGCGCGTGTGGCGCGGCATGATCCAGGTGTGGGCCGAGGGCGCCGAGCCGGCGTTCGCCCGCTGGACCCGCTGGAGCGCCGAGCGCGACGGCCAGTACCACCTCGGCCGCACCCCGGCCGCGGTCTCCAAGACCTTCTGGGACCTGGTCAAGCGTGCCGACCGCACGCCGATCGTCATCGACGGCCAGAAGGTCAACGGTGACGACATCCGCTCCGCGCGCGGGGTCTTCTTCAGCGTGAAGGAGGCCTCCGAGTTCGTCGTCCTCATCAAGAACGCCGCCGCGGGCCGCCCCGCCCACCTGCCGGCCGCCCTCAAGGCCGCGGGCACGGTGCGCACCCCGGCCGCCGCCCAGGCCCCGGAGGACAACGGCACCGCCGTCTTCCTCGCCGTCATCTGCTCGGACACCGCCAACTGGCCGCGCAACCCGGAGCAGTACCGCCGCGACGCCGTCCGCGACAAGATCCGCTACCCGCTGTACGGCGACTTCGGCTCCAACATCATGCCGTGCGCCTTCTGGAAGAAGGGCATCGAGCCGGCCACGCCGATCGCCAACAAGACCGGTGTCCTCGCCGTCCAGAACGAATGGGACTCCCAGACCCCGCTCGCCAGCGGTCTCGGCCTGCACCGCGCCATGAAGGGCTCGCGCCTGATCACGGTCAACGAGGGCGAGGGCCACGGCGTGTACCTCTTCGCCGCGAACAAGTGCGTGGACTCCAAGGTGGACGCGTACCTCCTCGGCGGCAAGCTGCCGGCGCGCGACCTGACCTGCCAGGCCGTCCCGGCCGCCGAGCGCCAGGAACTTCCGCAGTCCGGTCCGGGACGCTTCCCGGTGGCGGCCGGCCGCTTCTGA
- a CDS encoding ABC transporter, with product MDPYVRVRDAREHNLRGVDVDIPRDALTVFTGVSGSGKSSLAFGTLFAEAQRRYFESVAPYARRLIHQVGAPKVGEITGLPPAVSLEQRRGAPGSRSSVGTVTMLSNSLRMLFSRAGDYPPGAPRLDSDAFSPNTVAGACPGCHGLGRIHRTTEELLVPDPSLSIRDGAVAAWPGAWQGKNLRDILHTLGYDVDRPWRELSPREREWILFTEEQPVVTVHPVREADRIQRPYQGTYMSAERYVMKTFSDTKSATLRAKAERFLASAPCPDCGGSRLRPEALAVTFAGRTIAELAALPLTALAGMLTETTGGADAGADVGDGAGGRAGADRSGEAARVLAEDLLARIGPVTELGLGYLSMDRTAPTLSAGELQRLRLATQLRSGLFGVVYVLDEPSAGLHPADTEALLGVLDRLKEAGNTVFVVEHHLDVVRHADWLVDVGPRAGEHGGRVLHSGPPEGLARVPESATRRFLFDRPAAPPRPVRTPSGTLRLAGVNRNNLRELDVDFPLGVLTAVTGVSGSGKSTLVGRVLAEEVAGRIAASASTPTATSGAGPTAASGSATASGSAAASASTSPPASAPAPVSRLVEVDQKPIGRTPRSNLATYTGLFDVVRKIFAGTAEARARGYRAGRFSFNVPGGRCETCQGEGFVSVELLFLPSTYAPCPECAGARYNAATLEVRHEGRNIAEVLELTVDAAAESFAGVPAAARCLRALQDVGLGYLRLGQPATELSGGEAQRIKLATELRGVAPAGGAAGGAGGGARREHTLYLLDEPTTGLHPADVEVLMRQLHELVDAGHSVVVVEHDMAVVAGADWVVDLGPGGGEAGGRVVACGPPREVAAAGAGRTAGYLARALGGV from the coding sequence GTGGATCCGTACGTACGGGTCCGTGACGCGCGGGAGCACAACCTGCGGGGCGTGGACGTCGACATCCCGCGGGACGCGCTCACCGTGTTCACGGGGGTGTCCGGGTCCGGCAAGTCCTCCCTGGCCTTCGGCACCCTCTTCGCCGAGGCGCAGCGGCGCTACTTCGAGTCGGTGGCGCCGTACGCGCGGCGGCTGATCCACCAGGTCGGCGCGCCGAAGGTCGGGGAGATCACCGGGCTGCCGCCCGCCGTCTCGCTGGAGCAGCGGCGCGGCGCGCCGGGGTCGCGGTCCTCGGTCGGCACGGTGACGATGCTGTCCAACTCCCTGCGGATGCTGTTCTCTCGGGCCGGCGACTACCCGCCGGGCGCGCCGCGGCTGGATTCGGACGCCTTCTCCCCCAACACGGTGGCCGGCGCCTGTCCCGGCTGCCACGGACTCGGCCGGATCCACCGGACCACCGAGGAGCTGCTGGTCCCGGACCCGTCGCTGAGCATCCGCGACGGGGCGGTGGCGGCCTGGCCGGGCGCCTGGCAGGGCAAGAACCTGCGCGACATCCTGCACACCCTCGGGTACGACGTGGACCGGCCGTGGCGGGAGCTGTCGCCGCGGGAGCGCGAGTGGATCCTGTTCACCGAGGAGCAGCCGGTGGTCACGGTGCATCCGGTGCGCGAGGCGGATCGGATCCAGCGTCCTTACCAGGGCACGTACATGAGCGCCGAACGCTACGTGATGAAGACGTTTTCGGACACGAAGAGCGCCACCCTGCGGGCCAAGGCGGAACGCTTCCTGGCGAGTGCGCCGTGTCCGGACTGCGGCGGCAGCCGGCTGCGGCCCGAGGCCCTGGCGGTCACGTTCGCCGGGCGGACCATCGCGGAGCTCGCGGCACTGCCGCTGACGGCACTGGCCGGGATGCTGACGGAGACGACCGGCGGCGCCGACGCCGGGGCGGATGTCGGGGACGGGGCGGGAGGGAGGGCCGGCGCGGACAGGTCGGGCGAGGCGGCGCGGGTGCTGGCCGAGGACCTGCTCGCCCGGATCGGGCCGGTCACCGAACTCGGCCTGGGATACCTGAGCATGGACCGCACGGCGCCCACCCTCTCGGCGGGTGAGCTCCAGCGGCTGCGGCTGGCGACACAGCTGCGGTCCGGGCTGTTCGGCGTGGTGTACGTCCTGGACGAGCCGTCGGCAGGTCTGCACCCGGCGGACACGGAGGCGCTGCTCGGGGTGCTGGACCGGCTCAAGGAGGCCGGGAACACGGTGTTCGTCGTCGAGCACCACCTCGACGTGGTGCGGCACGCGGACTGGCTGGTGGACGTGGGCCCACGAGCCGGGGAGCACGGCGGCCGGGTGCTGCACAGCGGGCCGCCGGAGGGCCTGGCGCGGGTGCCGGAGTCGGCGACCCGGCGCTTCCTCTTCGACCGCCCGGCGGCGCCGCCCCGGCCGGTACGGACACCGTCCGGCACGCTGCGGCTGGCCGGGGTGAACCGCAACAACCTGCGGGAACTGGACGTGGACTTCCCGCTGGGCGTGCTCACCGCGGTCACTGGGGTGTCCGGCTCGGGGAAGTCCACCCTGGTCGGCCGGGTCCTCGCGGAGGAGGTCGCCGGACGGATCGCCGCGTCCGCATCCACCCCGACGGCCACGTCCGGGGCCGGCCCGACGGCTGCATCCGGGTCGGCGACCGCGTCGGGGTCGGCGGCCGCATCGGCGTCGACGTCGCCGCCCGCGTCCGCACCGGCACCGGTTTCGCGGCTGGTGGAGGTGGACCAGAAGCCGATCGGCCGGACCCCGCGCTCCAACCTGGCCACGTACACCGGCCTGTTCGACGTCGTCCGGAAGATCTTCGCGGGCACCGCGGAGGCCAGGGCGCGCGGCTACCGCGCGGGCCGGTTCTCCTTCAACGTGCCCGGCGGGCGCTGCGAGACCTGCCAGGGCGAGGGTTTCGTCTCGGTGGAGCTGCTGTTCCTGCCGAGTACGTACGCGCCCTGCCCGGAATGCGCCGGCGCCCGGTACAACGCGGCGACGCTGGAGGTGCGCCACGAGGGCCGGAACATCGCCGAGGTGCTGGAGCTGACCGTGGACGCGGCCGCGGAGTCCTTCGCCGGGGTGCCGGCCGCGGCCCGCTGCCTGCGGGCCCTTCAGGACGTCGGCCTCGGCTACCTACGACTGGGGCAGCCGGCCACCGAGCTGTCGGGCGGCGAGGCGCAGCGCATCAAGCTGGCCACCGAGCTGCGCGGGGTCGCGCCCGCGGGCGGCGCCGCGGGCGGCGCCGGGGGCGGCGCCCGCCGCGAGCACACCCTGTACCTGCTCGACGAGCCCACCACCGGCCTGCACCCGGCCGATGTGGAAGTGCTCATGCGGCAGTTGCACGAGCTGGTCGACGCGGGCCATTCGGTGGTGGTGGTCGAGCACGACATGGCGGTGGTGGCCGGCGCGGACTGGGTCGTGGACCTCGGTCCCGGCGGCGGCGAGGCGGGCGGCCGGGTGGTGGCCTGCGGCCCGCCGCGCGAGGTGGCCGCCGCCGGCGCGGGCCGCACGGCCGGCTACCTCGCCCGGGCCCTCGGGGGTGTCTGA